One Patescibacteria group bacterium genomic window, CATAAAACGAGGAATACCATCCTCAATAAGAGGGGAAACAAGTAAATGATAATGATTTGGCATTAAACAAAAGAAGTGAATGTTGACCAACAATTTTCTTACCCCCCTTTCCTTTTTGTCTAGCCCAATTGAAGGACATCCGATGTCCTTCAATTGTTTAAAATTACGAGTGTTGTTTGCATCTACATTTTTTGTATCATTAAATTCAAATAAATTGTGAACAAAACGAAAGTAATCTCTTTTGCTAAGAAAGATATTTCGCTTATCTACACCCCTATTTAATAAATGATAAAATTCCATCAATATATTGCTACGTAAATATATTTAATATTACAATGACTGGACATCGGATGTCCAGTCATTTAGAAATTGGAGATAGGAGATAGGAGATAGAGAGAGGTGCTATTTTAATCTAAACTTCTTCTCCTGTTCAATTTTGACCGTGAGTTTGAAGCGACTTTTCTTGAGTCGCTCATTACGCATTTCTTCAATAAATGACTCAATTTGAGATACTTTGTACATTCTGTACTTATTTATAGGGTTACGATATGGAATCAGTTCACCAGCTTTCTCCCAATTTCGAAGTGTTTGAGACGATACACCCAGTGCATCTGCTGCTTCTTGAATTGTCATGTATTTACGCATAAATATATTTTAAATATATTAAACTATATAAATATTATACATATTTTTAACTATAATAAAAAATTAAGAAGTGGATAACATAGTATAAATTTAAGGACAACACAAATTTGATCCGAAAAAGCTGCCTTCTTAAAGAAAGCGGTCTTTTTAGTAATTATAAGGCTAATGTGCAAAATTAACGTTTAGGAGTTAATTAGCTAAAAAGTTTCAAACAAATAACTAAATAATTACAATGAAGAAAAATATAAAATAGTTGCAATATTTGTTATCAACATAAGAGTTTAATTTTTGTAATCTCGTTTCAAAAAACTGTTGTATTATATAGTTAATTCGTATTTGTACGGACTGTTTACGAACTGAAATGGCAAAAAATATTCTCTACAATAATAATGTAAAATACCTCTCTACAAAAGAAGCGGGAAAACTTTTTGGTTGTTCCAATGATTATATATCCCGCCTTTGTCGACAAGGAAAAATTCCAAGT contains:
- a CDS encoding helix-turn-helix domain-containing protein, producing MRKYMTIQEAADALGVSSQTLRNWEKAGELIPYRNPINKYRMYKVSQIESFIEEMRNERLKKSRFKLTVKIEQEKKFRLK